The following proteins are co-located in the Silene latifolia isolate original U9 population chromosome 1, ASM4854445v1, whole genome shotgun sequence genome:
- the LOC141606733 gene encoding uncharacterized protein LOC141606733 — protein sequence MDEAKALAQHQQQLMMQHHQQQQQQQQQLYLLQQFQQQQQGAMSRFPSNIDAHLRPLGANRPLNLSQNPNPNANPNPNPNPSPNPNPQSQQQHLQSKLNRPPLAGNQAELQMAYQDAWRVCHPDFKRPFSSLEDACERLLPYHVVADYEAEEDDRILDSDSTGQMLSRSQQWDHNIAVKVAEFTSTFEKQALAFNIITQKRALGEFRSEERLMLEQALLQEEKRAIMEIRAEMESREKAGREAHEAKLRMAAIQAESQAHAELMARAPIRASALGSQTNVEMTELEQVVSPDEMMNGWGNNAQRADREPSDDFLNDEEADNGDAELREEWRENAEFDLNTR from the exons ATGGATGAGGCGAAAGCATTAGCGCAACACCAGCAGCAACTAATGATGCAGCATCACCAACAACAgcagcaacagcagcagcagctttATCTCTTACAACAGTTTCAGCAGCAACAGCAAGGTGCCATGTCTCGTTTCCCATCTAATATCGATGCTCATTTGCGGCCTCTAGGTGCCAATCGCCCCCTTAATCTTTCTCAAAACCCCAACCCTAACGCTAACCctaacccaaacccaaacccaagtCCTAACCCTAATCCCCAGTCGCAGCAGCAACATTTGCAATCCAAGCTGAATCGCCCACCGTTGGCTGGTAACCAAGCTGAGCTTCAGATGGCTTACCAAGATGCTTGGCGCGTTTGCCACCCTGACTTCAAGCGTCCTTTCTCATCTCTTGAAGATGCCTGTGAAAG GCTGTTACCCTACCATGTTGTGGCTGATTATGAAGCTGAGGAAGATGACAGAATCCTCGACTCTGATTCAACAGGGCAAATGCTTTCTCGTTCCCAGCAGTGGGATCACAATATCGCAGTTAAGGTAGCTGAGTTCACATCAACTTTTGAGAAACAGGCACTGGCTTTTAATATAATAACTCAAAAGCGGGCCTTGGGGGAATTTCGATCAGAAGAAAGATTGATGCTAGAACAGGCACTCTTACAGGAAGAAAAGAGGGCCATCATGGAAATAAGGGCAGAAATGGAGTCAAGAGAGAAGGCTGGCCGGGAAGCTCACGAAGCAAAGTTGAGGATGGCTGCCATCCAGGCTGAGTCACAGGCACATGCTGAGTTGATGGCCCGAGCTCCAATTAGGGCTAGTGCACTAGGATCACAAACTAATGTTGAAATGACAGAACTAGAGCAAGTGGTTAGCCCAGACGAGATGATGAATGGATGGGGAAACAATGCACAGAGAGCTGATAGAGAACCGTCAGATGATTTCTTGAATGACGAGGAGGCTGACAATGGAGATGCAGAACTACGAGAGGAGTGGCGTGAAAACGCAGAATTCGATCTCAATACAAGATGA